In Candidatus Campbellbacteria bacterium, the following are encoded in one genomic region:
- a CDS encoding type II secretion system protein has translation MKYTSKGFTLIELLVVVAIIAILSTILLSSFVNYRSRQALELATKEARQIFETARSQTLASTGDSSYGVFIDSDSFVLFEGGTYDPTDPDNTSFDLDSTVEISDVSLSPDTDTVTFERGTGEPSASGVIELSLTGASSASRSITISPTGIINSNE, from the coding sequence ATGAAATATACATCCAAAGGTTTTACTTTAATAGAATTGCTGGTTGTAGTGGCCATAATAGCCATACTATCAACTATTTTACTTTCAAGTTTTGTTAACTATAGATCTAGGCAAGCTTTGGAGCTGGCAACCAAAGAAGCCAGGCAGATATTTGAAACTGCTCGTTCTCAGACTCTTGCCTCTACCGGAGATAGCTCCTACGGAGTTTTTATAGATTCAGATAGCTTTGTGTTATTTGAAGGCGGTACTTATGACCCTACTGATCCAGATAACACTTCTTTTGATCTGGATAGCACTGTAGAAATTTCAGATGTTTCACTGAGTCCTGATACTGATACGGTAACTTTTGAGAGGGGAACGGGTGAGCCGAGTGCCTCGGGGGTAATTGAGCTTTCTCTCACCGGCGCGTCAAGTGCTAGCCGATCGATTACTATTTCACCAACTGGTATAATTAATTCAAATGAGTAA